The Fulvivirga ligni genome window below encodes:
- a CDS encoding potassium channel family protein codes for MRKWRYYILAFLAYVGVICLIGVVEQKSPDANIKSISDAFWYAIVTLTTVGYGDFYPVTPVGKVIGLFLIIGSIGVLGYVIGEITSKFNQYMEKKKYGFWGTDFEGHYVIIGWNEFGRQVAEQIFNSGHKIAFVVDSKADVDIIKDIFPSDNCFCMFADFHNMEAYKKVNLNKSNGVFVNFKEDTETLVFVLNLKKAYQQCSIVVTCANPALKDTFMNAGIRYVIAQSEVASRLVASYIFEPSVASYTEDLITTSISDGDSDIQQYRILKSNRFAGGDYLDAFHQLKEEFNAVAIGMVSDNKVIKNPSKGQQIQAGDYLILISDGNSKKKLEAAFGVMEGE; via the coding sequence ATGAGAAAATGGAGATATTACATATTAGCTTTTCTTGCCTATGTGGGTGTAATATGCCTGATAGGTGTTGTAGAGCAAAAATCTCCAGATGCTAACATAAAAAGTATATCAGATGCCTTTTGGTATGCCATCGTTACGCTTACTACGGTGGGCTACGGCGACTTTTATCCTGTTACGCCTGTTGGAAAAGTAATAGGATTATTTCTAATTATCGGTAGTATAGGCGTGCTGGGCTATGTTATAGGGGAGATCACCAGTAAATTTAATCAGTATATGGAAAAGAAAAAGTACGGTTTCTGGGGTACAGACTTTGAAGGTCATTATGTAATTATCGGCTGGAATGAGTTTGGCCGACAAGTAGCAGAGCAGATATTTAATTCGGGCCATAAAATTGCTTTTGTGGTAGACTCAAAGGCGGATGTAGATATTATTAAAGACATTTTTCCATCGGATAATTGCTTCTGCATGTTTGCTGACTTTCATAACATGGAGGCCTATAAAAAGGTGAATTTGAATAAGTCAAACGGTGTTTTTGTGAATTTTAAAGAAGATACTGAAACGCTGGTTTTTGTGCTGAATCTGAAGAAAGCTTATCAGCAATGCAGCATTGTTGTTACATGTGCTAATCCTGCGCTAAAAGATACTTTTATGAATGCCGGTATTCGCTATGTAATAGCGCAGTCAGAAGTGGCCTCAAGGTTAGTGGCTAGCTACATTTTTGAACCGTCAGTGGCCTCATATACAGAGGATTTGATCACTACCAGTATTTCGGACGGAGATTCTGATATTCAACAATACCGAATTTTAAAGTCTAATCGATTTGCCGGTGGCGATTATTTGGATGCTTTCCATCAGCTGAAAGAAGAATTTAATGCTGTAGCTATAGGAATGGTTTCGGATAACAAAGTCATTAAAAACCCGAGCAAAGGGCAGCAAATTCAGGCGGGCGATTATTTAATTCTCATATCAGATGGAAATTCGAAGAAGAAATTAGAGGCCGCCTTTGGAGTGATGGAGGGGGAATAG
- a CDS encoding S-adenosylmethionine decarboxylase: MNQTPEHKSLPAKIYSLRLWVKTIEPETLKITFDKLLASTKFNVLNFSEYFFPVQGYTAIWLLAESHLAIHTFPQSGWSYVELSGCNHMKTMEFKEQVAVMGLELKWETEEITESAPLKTPE, encoded by the coding sequence ATGAATCAGACTCCAGAACACAAATCATTACCCGCCAAAATCTATAGTCTCAGGCTATGGGTGAAAACTATAGAGCCTGAAACCTTAAAGATTACCTTTGATAAGTTGTTAGCTTCTACAAAGTTCAATGTGCTTAATTTCTCTGAGTATTTCTTTCCCGTGCAAGGCTATACTGCCATATGGCTTTTAGCTGAATCTCATCTGGCCATTCATACTTTCCCTCAGAGTGGCTGGAGTTATGTAGAACTTAGTGGTTGTAATCATATGAAAACTATGGAGTTTAAGGAGCAGGTAGCAGTAATGGGTTTGGAGTTGAAATGGGAAACTGAGGAGATTACTGAGAGTGCACCGTTAAAGACACCAGAATAA
- a CDS encoding polyamine aminopropyltransferase, producing the protein MIARRSTLLKAAIFATGFSGVVAEYILSTLATYFLGDSIFQWVMIISLMLFSMGLGSRISKVFNQHLLKWFLLVEFALSLLVSFAPLLVYTMSAYSTSYESLIYILSIGIGMLIGMEVPLVVRINNEFEELKYNISGILENDYYGSLLGGVFFAFIGLPFLGLMYTPFVLGLVNLLVALLLIVSLKKVMSAADKKLLIPSGGAILIVLVVGLVITKPIILYGEQAKYKDKVVFTEQTPYQRIVITQWKDDYWLYLNGNQQLSTRDEIMYHEPLIHPALTLHPHPENVLVLGGGDGCAAREILKYPTVKNIKLVDLDPAMTELAKTNPILTGLNQNSLSDDRVTVINTDGYQFIQKDTSFYDAIFIDLPDPRTVELGRLYSYEFYRSCYRLLRPQGVIVTQAASPYFATRAFKCIVKTMEEAGFNTVPLHNQVVTMGEWGWSLGQKQSPYEDLKGTLQRLEFDVDTKWIDHEAMQLVTSFGKGIYVGNTDSVEVNRIHNPVLYKYYLKGNWDLY; encoded by the coding sequence ATGATCGCCCGTAGGTCAACACTTTTGAAGGCGGCCATCTTTGCTACCGGTTTTTCCGGTGTGGTGGCTGAATATATATTATCAACATTAGCAACTTACTTTCTGGGAGATTCTATCTTTCAGTGGGTTATGATTATTTCTCTCATGCTCTTTTCCATGGGGTTGGGAAGTAGAATTAGCAAAGTCTTTAATCAGCATCTTCTAAAGTGGTTTTTGCTGGTGGAATTCGCCTTGTCATTATTGGTGTCTTTTGCTCCATTACTGGTGTATACCATGTCGGCCTATAGTACCTCATATGAGTCTTTGATCTATATACTTTCCATAGGTATTGGTATGCTCATCGGGATGGAGGTGCCGCTGGTGGTTCGGATCAATAATGAATTTGAGGAACTGAAATATAATATCTCAGGAATTCTGGAGAACGATTACTACGGCAGTTTGCTGGGAGGGGTGTTTTTCGCTTTCATAGGCTTGCCATTTTTAGGTTTGATGTATACTCCGTTTGTGCTGGGCCTGGTGAATCTTTTAGTTGCGCTTTTACTGATAGTCTCCTTGAAAAAGGTGATGTCTGCAGCAGATAAAAAACTCCTTATCCCTTCTGGTGGAGCTATATTGATAGTGCTGGTGGTAGGGTTGGTGATAACGAAGCCGATTATCCTATACGGAGAACAGGCCAAGTATAAAGATAAAGTAGTGTTTACAGAACAAACACCATATCAAAGGATTGTGATTACTCAATGGAAAGATGACTACTGGTTATATCTAAATGGTAATCAGCAACTTTCTACCAGAGATGAGATTATGTATCATGAGCCGTTGATACATCCTGCACTTACTTTGCATCCGCACCCTGAAAATGTACTGGTGCTTGGTGGTGGCGATGGCTGTGCAGCGCGAGAGATATTGAAATACCCAACGGTAAAGAATATTAAACTGGTAGATCTGGATCCTGCCATGACGGAGCTGGCTAAAACGAATCCTATTCTCACCGGTCTAAACCAGAATTCTCTGTCGGATGACAGGGTTACCGTGATAAATACAGATGGTTATCAATTCATTCAGAAGGACACGTCATTTTATGATGCCATTTTTATTGACTTACCCGATCCACGAACTGTAGAATTGGGGCGGCTTTATAGTTACGAGTTTTACAGAAGCTGTTATAGGTTGCTAAGACCTCAGGGAGTAATAGTGACACAAGCTGCAAGTCCTTACTTTGCCACCAGAGCTTTTAAATGCATAGTTAAGACTATGGAGGAGGCTGGTTTTAATACAGTTCCACTTCATAATCAGGTGGTTACTATGGGTGAGTGGGGTTGGAGTCTTGGGCAGAAACAATCGCCCTATGAAGATTTAAAGGGCACGCTGCAAAGGCTTGAGTTCGATGTCGATACCAAATGGATAGACCATGAGGCTATGCAGCTGGTAACCTCCTTTGGAAAAGGGATTTACGTGGGAAATACTGACTCTGTAGAAGTAAACAGAATTCACAATCCTGTGCTTTATAAATATTATTTGAAAGGAAACTGGGACTTATATTAA
- a CDS encoding DUF350 domain-containing protein — MSLSEFSFVVYEAIIYIALAFLFFLIGKLVYQLFHRSINVKEELVKKDNLAFSLSHVGYFVGLLIAIGSAIVGPSQGLWNDVMVISVYGGLAIVLLNISIVITDKILLSKFSVRKEIIEDQNAGTGVVEGAVSIASGLIIFGAVTGESNSLVGGIISAVVFWLLGQVALLLVGWVYNLITPYDIHEHIEKDNVAVGIGFAGAIIAMANLIKFGLMGDFESWGETLGEAGLEVVVGLLLLPVMRYITDKILLPGEKLTDEIVNQEKPNVGAAIIEAFAYIGGSVLITWCL, encoded by the coding sequence ATGAGTCTTTCTGAATTTTCATTTGTAGTATACGAGGCCATTATTTATATAGCATTGGCCTTTTTATTCTTTCTAATAGGCAAACTCGTTTATCAACTTTTCCATAGATCTATCAACGTAAAGGAAGAGCTGGTTAAAAAAGATAACTTGGCTTTCAGCCTTTCGCATGTAGGCTATTTTGTAGGTCTGCTTATAGCTATTGGTAGTGCCATTGTGGGGCCATCTCAAGGCCTTTGGAATGATGTAATGGTCATTTCTGTTTATGGTGGTCTGGCTATTGTGCTCTTGAACATCTCCATTGTGATCACGGATAAGATTTTGCTGAGTAAGTTCTCAGTAAGAAAAGAGATTATTGAGGATCAAAATGCAGGTACTGGGGTAGTAGAAGGAGCTGTTTCTATAGCATCAGGTCTTATCATTTTTGGTGCGGTTACTGGTGAGAGCAACAGCCTGGTAGGTGGAATTATCTCTGCCGTTGTATTCTGGTTGTTAGGTCAGGTAGCATTACTATTGGTGGGCTGGGTGTATAACCTTATCACACCGTATGACATCCATGAGCACATTGAAAAAGATAATGTAGCAGTAGGAATTGGTTTTGCAGGAGCTATCATCGCCATGGCTAACCTCATAAAGTTCGGACTTATGGGAGATTTTGAAAGCTGGGGCGAAACGCTGGGCGAAGCTGGCCTTGAAGTAGTGGTAGGTTTATTGTTATTACCAGTAATGAGGTATATCACCGATAAAATTTTGCTACCCGGTGAAAAATTAACCGATGAAATAGTAAACCAGGAAAAACCAAATGTAGGAGCTGCCATCATTGAGGCTTTTGCTTACATTGGAGGTTCTGTGCTAATTACCTGGTGTCTGTAA
- a CDS encoding DUF4178 domain-containing protein, translated as MGLFDFFKKKEEEPHYDSTDIRVQDLDVGFVFDYDLSTWEVKSIYEYDWGDNYFTREYKISNGEKTVFLSLEEDDELILSICEKIKIRALGDAVAEQIISDQKPPTSFDYNGKRYLLEEEAPGYFHDIGRGDSWEEFISWDYEDQAGETLVTIEQWGEKDFEASAGYYIDEFEISNILPASDK; from the coding sequence ATGGGTCTGTTTGATTTTTTTAAGAAGAAAGAAGAGGAGCCGCATTATGACAGCACTGATATAAGAGTGCAAGATCTGGATGTAGGTTTTGTGTTCGACTATGATCTTTCTACCTGGGAGGTGAAAAGCATCTATGAGTATGACTGGGGCGATAATTATTTCACCCGAGAGTATAAGATCAGTAATGGAGAAAAAACGGTCTTTCTTTCTTTAGAAGAAGATGATGAACTGATCCTGTCTATCTGCGAGAAAATTAAAATCAGAGCGCTTGGAGATGCTGTGGCAGAGCAGATTATATCTGACCAAAAGCCGCCAACCAGCTTTGATTATAATGGCAAAAGATACCTTCTGGAAGAAGAGGCTCCGGGATATTTCCATGACATAGGAAGAGGCGATTCGTGGGAAGAATTCATTAGCTGGGATTATGAAGATCAGGCCGGTGAAACACTGGTTACGATAGAGCAGTGGGGTGAGAAGGATTTTGAAGCTTCTGCCGGGTATTATATTGATGAATTTGAAATTTCGAATATATTGCCTGCTAGCGACAAATAG
- a CDS encoding PspA/IM30 family protein, which translates to MGIFNRLFTIGKAETNAAIDKLEDPIKMTEQGIRDLKIDLDKSLQALAEVKAMAIRSKRELNDHKATANSYEQKAIMLLQRAEKGDIDPGEADRLATEALTRKEEATESAKRSEEEVQRFETNISQLDANVKKLKSSITRYENELRTLKARSRVSQATQKINKQMSGIDSSSTVSMLEKMKEKVAQQEALAEAYGDIANESKSLDDEIDSALDEKSFKASASLEELKAKMKNKGQ; encoded by the coding sequence ATGGGAATATTTAATAGACTATTTACCATAGGTAAAGCAGAGACTAACGCAGCTATAGATAAGTTAGAAGATCCTATCAAAATGACTGAACAAGGCATTAGGGATTTAAAGATTGATTTAGATAAGAGCTTACAAGCTCTGGCAGAGGTGAAGGCTATGGCTATTCGCAGCAAGAGAGAGCTGAACGATCATAAAGCTACGGCTAATTCATATGAGCAGAAGGCTATCATGCTTTTGCAGAGAGCTGAAAAAGGAGATATTGATCCGGGAGAAGCTGATAGACTAGCTACCGAGGCGCTTACCAGAAAAGAAGAAGCTACTGAAAGTGCTAAAAGATCTGAAGAAGAGGTACAGAGATTTGAGACTAACATTTCTCAGCTAGATGCTAACGTGAAAAAACTTAAGTCTTCTATCACCAGATACGAAAATGAGTTGCGTACACTGAAGGCTCGCTCAAGAGTAAGTCAGGCTACTCAGAAGATTAATAAGCAAATGTCTGGAATAGATAGCTCCAGCACGGTGAGTATGCTTGAGAAAATGAAAGAAAAAGTGGCTCAGCAAGAGGCTCTGGCAGAAGCTTATGGTGATATTGCTAATGAGAGCAAAAGTCTTGATGATGAAATTGATTCTGCTCTAGACGAGAAATCTTTTAAGGCATCAGCTTCATTAGAAGAGTTGAAGGCGAAGATGAAAAATAAAGGCCAATAA
- a CDS encoding YbjN domain-containing protein, protein MSANFDKVKSFLLELEFTILQEDANDELFVVERDGSGIANLIIDCEDPILIIEGLLFEVQEKSQALFEELLKKNREIIHGAFVLDETGTKVLFRDTLQLENLDLNELEGTLNSLELLLSEYASQIIEFSKN, encoded by the coding sequence ATGAGTGCAAATTTCGACAAGGTTAAATCCTTTTTATTAGAGCTTGAATTTACTATTCTGCAGGAAGATGCTAATGATGAGCTCTTTGTGGTAGAAAGAGATGGCTCAGGTATAGCTAATTTAATTATTGATTGTGAAGATCCTATTCTTATAATAGAAGGCCTTTTGTTTGAGGTGCAGGAAAAATCTCAGGCTTTATTTGAAGAGCTGCTAAAGAAGAATAGAGAAATCATTCATGGTGCGTTTGTGTTGGATGAAACTGGTACAAAGGTACTTTTCAGAGATACGCTACAACTAGAAAACCTGGACCTGAATGAGTTAGAAGGAACGCTAAACTCTCTCGAATTATTATTGAGCGAATATGCTTCGCAAATCATTGAATTTTCAAAAAATTAA
- a CDS encoding M48 family metallopeptidase — MQPQIILYIILGIITFDFVLEQVLDYTNLKASKSTVPPEISSFYNEEKYRKSLEYKKTLTRFSFLTSSFSFIISFLMLSLGGFGYLDTLLRPYFDNEVWLSLAYFGLMYVVSDVINIPFQWYSTFVIEERFGFNKTTPKTFVIDKIKGYALTAIVGGGLIGLLLYLILNIGAEFWLYFWGVAALFIFGANMFYTSLILPLFNKLTPLEDGDLKSAIKDYSATVNFPLDNIFVIDGSKRSNKANAFFSGIGKKKKIVLYDTLINNHTTDELVAVLAHEVGHFKKKHIVLSFILSILQVGVMLYVMSLMIYNENLSLALGAEQLGIHLNLLAFGMLYSPISKLLGIAMNVLSRKNEFEADAYAAETYNGEALGTALKKLSVDNLSNLYPHPAYVFVNYSHPPLLTRLAAIKKAA; from the coding sequence AGTAAGAGTACAGTGCCTCCGGAAATATCTAGCTTTTATAATGAAGAAAAGTATCGAAAATCATTAGAGTATAAGAAGACTTTGACGCGATTTTCATTCCTAACAAGCTCTTTTAGTTTTATCATTTCATTTCTTATGTTGAGTCTTGGAGGATTTGGTTATTTGGATACATTGCTAAGACCGTATTTCGATAATGAAGTGTGGCTTTCGCTGGCTTATTTCGGGCTTATGTACGTAGTGTCTGATGTCATTAATATTCCATTTCAATGGTATAGCACTTTTGTGATAGAAGAGCGTTTTGGATTTAATAAAACAACACCTAAAACTTTTGTCATAGATAAAATTAAGGGTTATGCACTTACTGCGATAGTTGGTGGAGGTCTGATCGGGTTGCTTCTTTATCTGATATTGAATATTGGAGCGGAGTTCTGGCTTTATTTCTGGGGTGTGGCGGCGCTATTTATATTCGGTGCTAATATGTTTTATACTTCGCTTATTCTTCCGCTGTTTAATAAGTTAACACCTCTTGAAGACGGTGATTTAAAATCTGCTATTAAAGATTACAGTGCCACGGTTAATTTTCCATTAGATAACATTTTTGTAATAGATGGCTCTAAGCGTTCTAACAAGGCTAATGCTTTCTTTTCAGGCATAGGCAAGAAGAAAAAGATTGTGCTCTATGATACGCTCATAAATAATCATACCACAGATGAGCTGGTGGCAGTGTTGGCTCATGAGGTAGGGCATTTCAAAAAGAAACACATTGTGCTAAGTTTTATACTTTCTATACTTCAAGTAGGAGTTATGCTTTATGTGATGTCTTTAATGATTTATAATGAAAACTTATCACTGGCTTTGGGAGCTGAGCAACTAGGTATCCATTTGAATCTGTTGGCCTTTGGCATGCTTTACTCTCCAATTTCCAAACTTTTAGGCATAGCAATGAATGTTTTAAGTAGAAAGAACGAGTTTGAGGCTGATGCTTATGCTGCTGAAACTTATAACGGAGAGGCGCTGGGTACGGCGCTTAAGAAATTGTCAGTGGATAATCTGAGTAACCTATATCCACATCCGGCCTATGTGTTTGTGAATTATTCTCACCCACCATTACTTACGCGTTTGGCAGCAATAAAGAAGGCGGCTTAG